In Alteromonas sp. RKMC-009, the genomic stretch TGGAAGAGTTGCTGGGCGGCTGGGGAATTCAGGTGACCAGCGTGCAGACACTGGAAGATTTGGGTAAAGAGGGCTGGCTGAAAGAATTGCAACCCGACATCATAGTGGCTGACTACCACCTTGATGACGGCGACACCGGTTTCGACGCCCTCGAAATCGTCGAGCGGGAGCTGGGAACCGGCACACCGGTCATCATGATCACGGCAAACTACACCAATGAATTACGCCAGTCTGTGCGGGCAAAAGGCTACTCACTGCTTAATAAGCCAGTGAAACCCCATAAAATGAAACTGGCCTTGAGCAACCTGATGTCGAAGAAGGCCGGGGAATAACTTCAGGCGCCATGACGTGAACTAAGCCAACCGCTTTGCAGATTCGCGCAGAGCAAACTCCCGAAGTGTTTTAAGTTGCGGGCTTTCTGTTTGCCAGTAATGCCAGTACAAAGGCGTATCCACGTGATAACCCGGCATCAGGTCGACTAACTCTCCGTTTTCCAGTTCTTTATTCAGTTGCAGCACGGGTAACAAGCCGTATCCTATGCCGGCCAGCATGGCTTGCTTAAACCCTTCAGAGGACGGACAGAGATGCACCAGAGAGGGTGTGCTGCCGTTTACTTCCTGTAAAAAATCGTGCTGGAGCCTGTCGTGTTCATTAAACACCAGACAAGGGGCATCGCTGAGCTGTTCAGGCCCGGTAATATTGTACCGGCGAATAAACGCAGGGCTCGCAATCACTTTATACCGGAGCGCGCCCAGTGAACTCACTTTGCCCCCGTTTACCGCTTCCGCTGATGAGCATATGCAAACCATGACCTCTCCTGCTTTCATGCGCTGCAGGGCAATGGACTGATCTTCCGTAATGATTTCGAACTGAAACTGACATCCCGCCTCTTCTTCCGTTATCGCCAGTGCCGCCGGTAACCAGGTGGCCAGTGAATCCACGTTAGCCACAAGCTTTACTGTTAACGGACCGGATTGAACATCGTGACCGGCAA encodes the following:
- a CDS encoding LysR family transcriptional regulator ArgP, with amino-acid sequence MTISIYTFLIFMIDYQLLDALSYVIAEKGFERAAKKMFLTQSAVSKRIHQLEALLGQPVLVRTQPPSATALGKRLLNHLQQVRQLEVALNVQGIAGHDVQSGPLTVKLVANVDSLATWLPAALAITEEEAGCQFQFEIITEDQSIALQRMKAGEVMVCICSSAEAVNGGKVSSLGALRYKVIASPAFIRRYNITGPEQLSDAPCLVFNEHDRLQHDFLQEVNGSTPSLVHLCPSSEGFKQAMLAGIGYGLLPVLQLNKELENGELVDLMPGYHVDTPLYWHYWQTESPQLKTLREFALRESAKRLA